CTCAATGTGGCCTCGCAGCTCGATTCCCAACCCACGCATGATCAGCAGCCACAGCACAATGATCAGCGGCAGATAAAAGCCGCTGAAAGAGGAAGCATAGAGCTGCGGAAACGCAAAAAACAGCGTACCGCCTCCGGCCAGCAGCCACACTTCATTGCCGTCCCACACCGGACCGATCGACTGAATCAGTGTTGCCCGATCCTGCTCGCTTCTACCAAGAAATGGGTACAAAATTCCCACGCCAAGATCAAAACCGTCGAAAACAACATATGCGGCAATCATGACCGCAACAATCCAGAACCAAATAAATCCCATCATGTTCGCTCTGCTCCTCGCTGTATGCGTTTTGTTAGGCCGTGATTGACTCTGGATGCGTATGCGATGAAGGCGCCGAAGGGCCAGCCGCCACCAGGCGATAAACAATCACAATCCAGAGAATGGCGAGCAAACCGTACATGCCTAGAAATCCCAGCAGCGTGAATAGACCGTTTCCGGCAGAAACTTGCGGTGAAAAGCCCTGAGATGTTCTCAGCAGCCCATAGACCAGCCAAGGCTGGCGTCCAATTTCAGCGGTCATCCATCCCGCCGTATTTGCAATGTACGGCAACGGAAAGCTGAGCATCAGTAGCCAAAGCACCCAACGCGATTGATACAGTTTGTCCCGCCACAGCAGAAAAGCAGCCAGCACCATCAGAGCAACAAAGTACGTCCCCAGCCCTGCCATGATGTGGTAGCTGTAATACAGCAGAGGCAGCGTCGTGGGCCAATCCTTTTGCGGAAAGCTGTCGAGCCCCTGCACCTCAGCTTCAGTGGTGCCGTAAATCAGAAAGCTCAATACCTTATTCGCCGCAATGGGATTGTCGATCGTCTGATGCTCCACGTCCGGCTGGCCCATAATTACGATCGGAGCTCCCTTCTCCGAGTGGAAGAGGCCCTCCATGCCGGCCATCGCGGCGGGCTGCGTCCGGGCGACGTACTTCCCTTGCATATCCCCTGTCGGAAACACCTGCAGCAGACATGACAGCAGCCCAGCAATCACGCCAACTTTAACGAAGAGCTTCCCTGCCTCTTCATCGCGGCGATCGAGCAGATAATAGGCACCTGTGGCGGCCATCACAAACGCTGCTGTTACCACAGCGCCGCACATCGTATGTGCATATTGCCGCCATGCCCAGGGATTCAGTACTAATCCCCAGAAGCTGTTCATTTGATAGGTTCCGTTCGGCAGCACCTGATAAGCGACGGGATGCTGCATCCATGCATCCGTCACAATGATGAAGAATCCGGAGATCCAGGAGCCCAGAAAGACCATCGCGGCCGATCCGAAGTGAGCGAGCCTCGAGAGCCGCTTCTCCCCAAACAGGAATAGCCCGAGGAAGGTCGACTCCAGGAAAAATGAGAACACACCCTCCATCGCCAGGGGCTGCCCGATCACGCCTCCGGTAATCTTGGAAAAATCCGCCCAATTTGTTCCGAACTGAAACTCCATCGGAATGCCGGTCACGACGCCCAGCACGAAGTTCACGGCAAACAGTTTCGCCCAGAACCTCGCGGCCTGATCATAGCGTTCATTGTGAGTTCTGAGCGCAATCCCCTTCAGAACCACAATCAAAAGCGCAAGCCCCATCGTCAGCTGCGGAAAGAGGTAATGAAAGGTTACGGTGAATGCAAACTGGAGCCGGTCGAGAACCAATGCGTTCATATCCTAGAACCTACACTTTCATCTGTAGAGCCGATGTGACTCCTGTCACAAGGTTAATCCTCGCAAGCCTATGCATCTTGGCCGGTGTCATGCATCTGTGTGCGGTAAATTGTCGCGGAACTTTGTGTGCTGGCTTACGAGACCCTACCGGCATGCGCGGTACGCCCCGCATGCAGAGCCAGATAGCGCTCTTCGCCCGCAAAGAAAAATAGCTTCAATCCCACCAGGCACAAATATCCCGCGATCCATCCCAGGGCAGTGCGGTCATCCATCGTATGGATCAGTCCTGCAATCCATCCTGTCAGTAAAATGGATGCAATCCCGAAAAATCCCATCAGTAAGCTATCCCAGTGAATCTTCCGCATGCGAAACGCGCCCCGCAAGGCCAGAGCGCCAAACAGCAGACCATGAGCGATAGTGAGCAAAAGTAAAACCCGCAGGGTGCCAGAAGCGGTAAAGCCTAGAAAAGCCCCCGCAGCGACGAACGATAAGCCGGCCAATGTATAGAGAAGGATCTGTTGCAGGCTTCGGCGGTTCGTTTCCACAGCGGCAAACCAGTCGGCCACGCCGGCAAGAGCCAGCGCCGCGCCGCAAAGCACCAGCGCGACGACCACAGCAATTGCTGAGAAGAAAGGATTGCTCGACAACTCCCGCAAATAAAAAAGTGTGCCGCCTGCCAGCAGGGCGAGCACACCGTGGATGAAGAAAAAATAAGCTCGAACGCGCGAGCGCTTTAACACGGCTCTGCGACCTCCTTTGCGAGTGCTGCTAACGGCATCCGCAAAGTGGATGGTACACAGAGAACAGGACAATTGACTGCAGAAATTACCTGCAGCACCGTAGAAGATTCAAAATGCTGCCCAGTCAACTCCTCTGCAGGCGAACCCAGCACTACCAGATCGGCACGTGCTTTAGCGGCTTCGCGCACAATCACGTCAGCCGCATCCCCGGTCGTCACTACGTGCTCCACCGGTACAGTGTGCGACTCGTTCAAGGGCGCAAGAAAACGAAGGCGCTCCAGGCAGGTCTCACACTCGTGCTGCTCCAGGCACGGCTCCGCATGCACAATTGTCAGAACATTGAGCGTAATGCGGTGCGCAAAATCCAAAGCCTCAAGACTGGCGACGGAAAAATCGGTCGCAATCAGCACACTTTGCCAGCAGCCCGAATGTGGCAGATGCTCAATCATCTCTTTTGAGACCGTAAGCACTGGGCACGGGGTCCGCGCCAATACCTGCCGCGCCACGGTGCCGAGCGCCGCGCGGCCCGCCTTGCCCTTCGCTCGGGTTCCCAAAATCAAGAGGTCGGCATGCATCTCTTTGACTGACTGCAAAATGCGATCGCAAATCATGCCCGTCTGCACCTGCGAATGCACAGGAATTCCCTGCCGCCTGGTCTCTTCTTCCAGGGTCTGAATCTCCTGCCGCTCCTTCTCTCCAAAATCAAGCGATGCCGGAATGCCGTCCGGAAAAGCGTAGCTGGCCGGGTCGATCACATGCGTAATCACAATCCGAGCCCTGTGTGCACGAGCCAGCGCCTGCGCATACTGCAAAGCGGCCGAGGCGCTTTCTCCAAAATCGGTTGCAACCAGGATTGTCTGGAATCGATATTTCATTGCTTCATTCATCTCAACACCTGCAGATTTCTCCGGGAGGATAAGTTGCCGCGAAGCCCTATCCTCCCGGTCAGCGTCAGAAGGCCTCCGCGGACTTTGACGCCGGAACGGATATCACATCGCGGATAGGGAAATAATTCGAAATTGGCTGCGCGTGCGGAATACTCTCTCGGCGCCGAACTTGTTGTCCTGCCGGTCGCCACGTCTCCACCACATAAAATCGCGAGCATTCTGCGCAGAGCCAGATCATTTGCATTCGCGGCAACTGCTCCTCACCATCCAAAGAGGTTGCGTCTACCCAGTGCAGGCTGCCACTACGAAAATAGAGAGCTTCTGCATTACAAATTGGATTCGCGCAACGCATACCGGCTCCTTTCGAACAATCGTCAGTGGGTTGCGGCAGATGTCTCTTTCTGCCCCGCCGCTTCCGCTGCCATTGTTTTTCCCGGGTGCGGAAGAGTCAGCACTGGAATGAACGCAGACGCCATAACCCGGTACACGGCATTTTCAGCCAGCGTGCCATGACGATGCTTTTCGTTCCAGCCCATCAGTATCCAATCCGCGTCAAAGCGTGACGCGCTTTCCAAAATCTCTTCCACAACTTCGCCGCATGCTACATGGGTACGCAGCTCCACGGTCATCGTAGTTTTATCTGGAATCAATCCATCCAGCAGAACCTTTGCCTCTTCGATGTCCATTGCCAGCCGCCCATCCTGCTCAGACTCGGGGCCGACCACGTGCATCAATATCAACGACGCCCCGTATCCTTCGGCCAGTTTGCGCGCCGCATCGGCATCAGCCAGATCTTGCTCCCGATCCTTTAATGCCACGGCAAACAAGATGCGCTTCGGCTCCGCGACCAGGCGAGGCGTTTTCACCTTCGGCCCCACCGCAAACATTGGTACAAAAACGGTGCGGAGCAGACTCTTGGCCACCGAACCCAAAACAAGCTGCCCCATGCGGCCTCGCCCATGGGTCCCTATGATGAGCCGGTCCGCATCCAGACGATGCATTTCATCTCGTACAACCTCTGCCGCTGAAACGCCATGCCGTACCACCGAATCGCAGGTCACTCCCTCGCTGCGGGCCTTCTGCACCAGTTCCGCCAGAATTCGCTCAGCAAACTCTTCCGCGTCCATTCCGCCATCCGGCGGCACCATGGCTTCCGCGGTCCAAGGGGTCATCAGGCTTGTCAGCAGGGCATGCACCAGAGTGAGTTGAGCATGATTGCTTTTTGCCTGTGCGATGGCCAGGGGTAACAGAATGTCTGCGTCGCAAAGGTCGGTCGCCATCACAATTTGCGCAGGGTGAAGCAGGCTTTCCGAAGTGGGATGAATCATTTCCTGCATAGCCGATCCTCCTGAGGTCCCTTTTAGCATCGCGCGCCTTTTCATCCCGAAATGTGCCAGCGATTACAGCACAGAGTGACGGCCGTCACAGCGGAACCCTATCGAACGAGCTACTCGGCCATCTCCGAAGAAAGTCTTCCCGCACTTCCCTTCCAACTTCACTGGAGCGTCATGAGGAGTGCGCGGCATCACCCGATGACGATATTTCGTCATTTGACGATGATTCGTCATCGTCACCATGCCTCCTGAGCTCCACAAAGCCAGGCCGGAGCTATCCGCAAGTGATAGACATCACTGGACCTATGTGCTGTTCGTCACTCTCTCGGCCCTTTGGCACAGCAATTGCCTTTACCTGTGCAGAGAGCAAACGCAGCGTGTTGAAATTATCCGTAAAAAATGATCCCGAAGCTCTCCATCTTTATTTGGAAGGCCGCGTGGTGCCCCCGTGGACCGATGAGTTGGAAAAGCTCTGGCACCAGACGGCCGGCCATCTGGCCGATAAAAAGCTCTTCCTCAATCTTTGCGGAACTACGTTCGTCGATCGAAACGGCATGCGCATTCTTCGCCAAATCGTTCAGGCGCACAACCCCATCATCCTCGCGGACTCGCCGTTGACGCGGCAGTTTGCAGAACAGGCGCGACAGGCAGAAGGTTGAATGCCCGCCATTCAGGAGTTTTGAGATGAGCACCCATAACGGAAATCACGAACCCTTGCACTGCGAGAACTGCCAGATTCGTTCCGCAGGCATGTTCTGCAACCTGCCTGCGGGCGCGGCGGCAGCGTTCACGGCAAACAAGCACACGTCTACCTTTCCGGCCGGCACCTTTCTTTTTTTCGAGCGGGAGTCAAATCGCGGCGTTTACATTGTCTGCTCCGGCCAGATCAAACTCTCCGTCAGTTCCAGCTCCGGCAAAACACTCATTCTAAAAATTGCTCGCCCCGGTGACATTCTGGGGCTCAGCTCTTCGCTCACCGGCGCGGCTTATGAGGCGACGGCCGAGGTGCTGCAGACCGCTCGCGTCACCTATCTCCGCACGGACGAGCTGCGAACCATCATGCTGCAGTACCCAGACGTCTACGCCAGCATCATCCGCCAGCTCAACTTGCAATATGAGACCGCCTGCGAACAACTGCGAACCATCGCCCTCTGCAACTCCACCACGGAGAAGGTAGCGCGGCTGCTTCTGCAATGGTCCCGCCAGGGCCGGCAGACACCTGAAGGAACGCAGTTCACGGTTCCGCTCACGCACGAACAGATTGCCGAATGCGTGGGAGCAACCCGGGAAACGATTACGCGGACCCTCAGCGACTTCCGCAACAAGCACCTGATTGCCCTGCACGGGGCAAATATGGTGATCCCAGACCGGCACGCGCTGGCCATGGTCTGCGGAGCCTGATCGCACAAATCTATTCAGATACCTGATGAGGAGGGGGAAGCTTTTTGCTTCCCCTTGCTATTGCGGGTAACCTGCTGCAAACTTTTGGTGGTATGAAAGTTGACCTGCAGGTTACCTCGGGAAATAACGCCGCAGAAAGTTCTGAATTGCTGCGCGCCGTCTTTGAGCGTGCGCCCGACGCTATCCTCATCGTGGATACGCGTGGCCGGATTACCGGAGCCAATGAGACGGCGGAGCGTACCTTTGGCTACCAACGGGACGAACTCGTTGGTCAGTCGATCGAAGTCCTGATCCCGGCTCGATTTCGCAAAGATCACCCCGCACACCTGCAGGGCTATCAGGCGGCTCCGCATACCCGTCCGATGGGGGCGGATCTCAAACTTTTTGGACTTCGCCGCGATGGAACCGAATTTCCGGTCGACGTCATGCTCAGTCCCCTGCCGACCGAAAGCCAGACGCTCTCGCTGGCCGTTGTTCGCGATATCACCCAGCGCAGATCCATTGAGCAGAAATTGGAACAGACCCAGCAGCATTTCCGCGCCATCGTTGAGGGCGCGCGGGACTATGCCATCTTCATGCTTGATCCTCAGGGGTGCGTCATCACCTGGAATCCCGGCGCCGGCCAAATCCACGGTTACCGCACCGAAGAGATTACCGGCCAGCACTTCTCGCTCTTCTTTCTTCAGGAAGATCGTGAGCGCGGAAAACCGGAGCACGAACTCTCCATTGCCTCTGCGGAAGGCCGTTACGAAGATGAGGGATGGCGCATTCGCAAGGATGGCTCACGTTTCTGGGCAAATGTGCTCATCACTGCTCTTTATGATCAGCAACGGCAGATCATCGGCTATTCCAAGCTCACACGCGACCTCACAGAACGCCGCCGCGCTGAAGAGGCGCTGTTGGCCGAACTGAGCGTCTCTGTTTTGCCAGGCCTCAAGATTCAGCAGATGCTGCATGCCGTTGCCTCCAGCATGCAACGCATCGTCGCGCATGACTATGCCAGCATCACCCTGCTTGATCAAAGCAAGAACGTGCTCCACAGCTATATTCTCAGCGCTGCAGGCGACAGCGGCCCGGAGATGGAACTAAGCGTGGCACCTGAGTCATCCCCTGAAGCAGCCGTGTTGCATACTCACGAGGCGCTGTTCCTACCCTCGCTGCAAG
The DNA window shown above is from Acidobacterium capsulatum ATCC 51196 and carries:
- a CDS encoding cytochrome ubiquinol oxidase subunit I, with the translated sequence MNALVLDRLQFAFTVTFHYLFPQLTMGLALLIVVLKGIALRTHNERYDQAARFWAKLFAVNFVLGVVTGIPMEFQFGTNWADFSKITGGVIGQPLAMEGVFSFFLESTFLGLFLFGEKRLSRLAHFGSAAMVFLGSWISGFFIIVTDAWMQHPVAYQVLPNGTYQMNSFWGLVLNPWAWRQYAHTMCGAVVTAAFVMAATGAYYLLDRRDEEAGKLFVKVGVIAGLLSCLLQVFPTGDMQGKYVARTQPAAMAGMEGLFHSEKGAPIVIMGQPDVEHQTIDNPIAANKVLSFLIYGTTEAEVQGLDSFPQKDWPTTLPLLYYSYHIMAGLGTYFVALMVLAAFLLWRDKLYQSRWVLWLLMLSFPLPYIANTAGWMTAEIGRQPWLVYGLLRTSQGFSPQVSAGNGLFTLLGFLGMYGLLAILWIVIVYRLVAAGPSAPSSHTHPESITA
- a CDS encoding universal stress protein, producing MKYRFQTILVATDFGESASAALQYAQALARAHRARIVITHVIDPASYAFPDGIPASLDFGEKERQEIQTLEEETRRQGIPVHSQVQTGMICDRILQSVKEMHADLLILGTRAKGKAGRAALGTVARQVLARTPCPVLTVSKEMIEHLPHSGCWQSVLIATDFSVASLEALDFAHRITLNVLTIVHAEPCLEQHECETCLERLRFLAPLNESHTVPVEHVVTTGDAADVIVREAAKARADLVVLGSPAEELTGQHFESSTVLQVISAVNCPVLCVPSTLRMPLAALAKEVAEPC
- a CDS encoding universal stress protein, whose translation is MQEMIHPTSESLLHPAQIVMATDLCDADILLPLAIAQAKSNHAQLTLVHALLTSLMTPWTAEAMVPPDGGMDAEEFAERILAELVQKARSEGVTCDSVVRHGVSAAEVVRDEMHRLDADRLIIGTHGRGRMGQLVLGSVAKSLLRTVFVPMFAVGPKVKTPRLVAEPKRILFAVALKDREQDLADADAARKLAEGYGASLILMHVVGPESEQDGRLAMDIEEAKVLLDGLIPDKTTMTVELRTHVACGEVVEEILESASRFDADWILMGWNEKHRHGTLAENAVYRVMASAFIPVLTLPHPGKTMAAEAAGQKETSAATH
- a CDS encoding Crp/Fnr family transcriptional regulator — encoded protein: MSTHNGNHEPLHCENCQIRSAGMFCNLPAGAAAAFTANKHTSTFPAGTFLFFERESNRGVYIVCSGQIKLSVSSSSGKTLILKIARPGDILGLSSSLTGAAYEATAEVLQTARVTYLRTDELRTIMLQYPDVYASIIRQLNLQYETACEQLRTIALCNSTTEKVARLLLQWSRQGRQTPEGTQFTVPLTHEQIAECVGATRETITRTLSDFRNKHLIALHGANMVIPDRHALAMVCGA